A DNA window from Arachis duranensis cultivar V14167 chromosome 3, aradu.V14167.gnm2.J7QH, whole genome shotgun sequence contains the following coding sequences:
- the LOC107480628 gene encoding protein ARABIDILLO 1, which yields MGNEEDFAGEPNSFRKEAPAGTSNLLRRAAELIATVLSLSLSIRAFATKWQLIRTKLEELHSGLIAAENYDSGENPQLTGILPSVISTAGECRDLARRCSDLSYSGKLLMQSDLDVAIAKLDGHVSTLSEIYKKGILANGSALVVSKPSLGASREDIRFYVRDLLTRMKIGDLGMKKVALRNLYEVVVEDERYVKAVVDVGDVVHVLVGFLGSTESGLQEESAKVVSVIAGFGCYKGNLVNSGVVAPLVRVLDCGSEEGKVAAARCLVKLTENSDNAWCVSAHGGVTALLRICDGDDGGCDGDLIGHACGVLSNLVSVEEIKRFMIEEGAVSTFIRLVRSRDEAIQVNSIGFIQNIASGDELVKQMVIREGGIRALLRVLDPKWPCSYKTREISIRAIENLFFSPLSSVSALISYGFVDSLLYYVRNGEVSIQELALKVAFRLSGTSEEAKKSMGDAGFMAELVKFLNAKSFEVREMAAEALSGLVMLPKNRKRFVQDDHNIALILQLLDPEEGNSGNKKYLISILMSLTSCNSGRKKIVSSGYAKNIEKLADAQVSSDAKKLAKKLSTNRFRSLFSGIWHS from the coding sequence ATGGGTAACGAAGAAGACTTCGCCGGAGAACCCAACTCCTTTAGGAAGGAGGCACCCGCCGGAACTTCCAACCTCCTCCGGCGAGCAGCGGAGCTCATTGCCACCGtgctctccctctccctctcgaTCAGGGCCTTCGCCACCAAATGGCAACTCATCCGGACCAAGCTCGAGGAGCTCCACTCCGGCCTAATCGCCGCCGAGAACTACGACTCCGGCGAGAACCCACAGCTCACGGGCATCCTCCCATCGGTGATTTCGACCGCCGGAGAGTGCCGCGACTTGGCGCGCCGTTGCTCCGACCTCTCCTACAGCGGGAAGCTCCTTATGCAGAGCGATTTGGACGTGGCGATCGCAAAGCTGGACGGCCACGTCAGCACCCTCTCGGAGATTTACAAAAAGGGAATATTGGCGAATGGGTCTGCCCTCGTCGTTTCAAAACCGAGTCTTGGCGCTTCAAGAGAAGACATAAGGTTCTACGTGAGGGACCTATTAACGAGGATGAAGATTGGGGATTTGGGTATGAAGAAAGTGGCTCTCAGGAACCTGTACGAGGTTGTCGTCGAGGATGAGAGGTACGTTAAGGCCGTTGTGGACGTTGGTGACGTGGTTCATGTGCTGGTTGGGTTTCTTGGTTCAACTGAATCGGGACTCCAAGAGGAGAGTGCAAAGGTTGTTTCTGTGATTGCAGGATTTGGTTGCTACAAGGGCAATTTGGTAAATTCAGGAGTGGTTGCGCCGTTGGTTAGGGTGCTGGATTGTGGGAGCGAAGAAGGGAAAGTTGCTGCAGCGAGGTGTTTGGTGAAGCTCACTGAGAATTCTGATAACGCTTGGTGTGTTTCTGCACATGGTGGTGTCACTGCGTTGCTTAGAATTTGTGATGGTGATGATGGTGGTTGTGACGGAGATTTGATTGGTCATGCGTGCGGTGTGTTAAGCAATCTTGTTAGTGTTGAAGAGATTAAGAGGTTTATGATTGAGGAAGGTGCGGTTTCTACGTTTATAAGGCTTGTGAGGTCCAGGGATGAAGCCATTCAAGTGAATTCAATAGGCTTCATTCAGAACATTGCCTCTGGTGATGAATTGGTTAAGCAGATGGTGATTAGAGAAGGTGGAATCCGTGCTCTGTTGCGTGTTCTTGATCCTAAATGGCCCTGTTCTTACAAAACAAGGGAGATTTCAATAAGGGCTATTGAGAATTTGTTTTTCTCTCCGCTTAGCTCTGTGAGTGCTTTGATTAGTTACGGTTTTGTGGATAGTTTGCTGTATTATGTTCGAAATGGCGAGGTTTCCATTCAAGAATTGGCGCTGAAAGTGGCATTTCGATTGTCTGGAACGTCCGAGGAGGCCAAGAAATCAATGGGGGATGCAGGTTTCATGGCTGAGCTTGTGAAATTCCTGAATGCGAAATCGTTCGAGGTTCGCGAAATGGCAGCTGAGGCACTCTCTGGGTTGGTTATGTTGCCTAAGAACAGAAAGAGGTTTGTGCAGGATGACCATAACATTGCACTTATCCTTCAATTGCTTGATCCTGAAGAGGGGAATTCAGGTAACAAAAAGTACTTAATCTCAATCTTAATGTCATTGACAAGTTGCAATAGTGGGAGGAAAAAGATTGTTAGTTCTGGTTATGCAAAGAACATTGAGAAGCTTGCAGATGCTCAAGTTTCTTCTGATGCCAAGAAACTTGCAAAGAAGCTATCCACAAACAGGTTCCGCAGCTTGTTCAGTGGAATCTGGCATTCATGA
- the LOC107480561 gene encoding protein FAR1-RELATED SEQUENCE 5-like has protein sequence MDKCEYEHEDSIFYNEKYSGDESYLDDLQQEEKFGDELDDKEIFEELTDYDYDDVYGLDSIEDLLKLDFLSIGEVEVDKFHFGTLPIAFEFYNKFTKSQDFSARKDKNWKNSNDETYIHICYCQVTGSISKAEIALMNNMRKSKISTSQVYALLASQNGGFDKLNYGPRDMYNQIAKMRCEIAENVGRALNYLEEMAVKDKSLYYEKLRATDGRLLNLFWCDGLCREDYELFENVAFDATYNKNKYKCHFVVFTCVNHHNQTVVFAACIVTDETDETYIWVLQQFLEAMNGKAPSSVITDGQGQ, from the exons ATGGACAAATGTGAGTATGAGCATGAggatagtattttttataatgagAAGTATTCAGGTGATGAGTCATACTTAGATGATTTGCAGCAGGAAGAAAAGTTTGGTGATGAGTTAGACGATAAGGAGATATTTGAAGAATTGAcagattatgattatgatgatgTATATGGATTGGATTCAATTGAGGATTTATTGAAACTTGACTTTTTAAGTATTGGTGAGGTTGAAGTTGACAAGTTTCACTTTGGAACCCTACCAATTGCTTTTGAATTTTACAACAAATTTACAAAGAGCCAGGATTTCAGTGCAAGAAAAGACAAAAACTGGAAGAACTCAAATGACGAGACCTATATTCATATTT GTTATTGCCAGGTCACCGGGAGTATATCTAAAGCCGAAATTGCACTCATGAACAACATGCGCAAGTCGAAAATTAGCACATCCCAGGTTTATGCTTTGCTAGCAAGTCAAAATGGGGGTTTTGACAAGTTGAACTATGGCCCTAGAGACATGTACAATCAGATAGCTAAGATGAGGTGTGAGATTGCAGAGAATGTGGGTAGAGCATTAAATTATTTGGAGGAGATGGCTGTAAAGGATAAATCTTTATACTACGAAAAGCTTCGGGCAACGGATGGAAGGTTACTAAATCTCTTTTGGTGTGATGGTTTATGCAGAGAGGACTATGAATTGTTTGAAAATGTTGCGTTTGATGCTACATacaataagaataaatataagtGTCATTTTGTTGTATTCACATGTGTCAACCATCACAACCAAACTGTTGTCTTTGCTGCCTGCATTGTAACAGATGAGACGGATGAGACTTATATATGGGTGTTGCAACAATTTTTGGAGGCAATGAATGGTAAAGCCCCATCCTCTGTGATAACTGATGGGCAAGGGCAATGA
- the LOC107480560 gene encoding uncharacterized protein LOC107480560 codes for MKFNTKWDFKEAVREFTIQEGRRIRFRKNDNVRMRATCQVKGCPWVVYASRDHEYTCWQIKTFVNDHTCPREDKNMAANRNWVASKLVKKVRKYLNFKHCDAATYFKSRFDLTLNKNLISRALFDARNAVFGDEKEQYKMLRDYGLTLLKTNPGSTFEICCTPQPESDPVFDKIYVCLNGYKNGFKAGCRPLIGLDGAFLKTQFGGQILSAVGQDANHHIYIIAWAIVGVENKENWKWFLELLHQDLGDYRQHGWCFIFDMQKGIVCILIGVCAEIVDCYV; via the exons ATGAAATTCAACACAAAATGGGACTTTAAGGAGGCTGTTAGGGAGTTCACAATCCAAGAGGGCAGAAGGATTAGGTTCAGGAAGAATGACAATGTGAGGATGAGGGCTACATGTCAGGTGAAAGGATGTCCATGGGTGGTGTATGCATCCAGGGATCATGAATATACGTGTTGGCAAATAAAGACATTTGTTAATGATCATACATGCCCAAGGGAAGACAAGAACATGGCAGCTAACAGAAATTGGGTGGCCAGTAAACTAGTGAAGAAGGTTAGGAAGTACCTAAATTTCAAGCATTGTGATGCTGCCACTTACTTCAAGTCAAGGTTTGACTTGACCTTGAACAAGAACTTAATTTCAAGGGCCCTCTTTGATGCAAGAAATGCTGTGTTCGGGGATGAAAAGGAACAATACAAAATGCTGAGGGATTATGGTCTTACACTTCTCAAGACTAATCCTGGATCAACATTTGAAATTTGTTGCACTCCCCAACCAGAATCTGATccagtatttgataaaatatatgTGTGCTTGAATGGATACAAGAATGGTTTCAAAGCTGGATGCCGACCGTTGATTGGATTGGACGGTGCTTTCTTGAAAACTCAATTTGGTGGCCAAATTCTTTCGGCAGTGGGTCAGGATGCCAATCACCATATCTACATCATAGCGTGGGCAATTGTTGGCGTAGAAAACAAGGAGAATTGGAAGTGGTTTCTTGAGTTGCTACACCAGGACCTTGGAGACTATAGGCAACATGGATGGTGCTTTATCTTTGACATGCAGAAG GGAATTGTATGCATTCTTATTGGTGTTTGTGCTGAAATCGTGGACTGTTATGTGTAA